One genomic segment of Strix aluco isolate bStrAlu1 chromosome 9, bStrAlu1.hap1, whole genome shotgun sequence includes these proteins:
- the CCL20 gene encoding C-C motif chemokine 20: MAGFSSKSLVLVSLLGLLELLLCGTSEAQSNQDCCLSYTKVRLPRWALKGYTEQLSSEVCDIHAIIFHTHSGLNACVNPKEGWVKKHLLFLSHKLKKMSM, translated from the exons ATGGCTGGCTTTAGCAGCAAGAGCTTGGTCCTGGTTTCCCTGCTGGGGCTCCTGGAGCTGCTCCTGTGTGGCACGTCGGAAG CACAAAGCAACCAGGATTGCTGCCTGTCTTACACCAAAGTGCGTCTGCCTCGATGGGCCCTGAAGGGTTATACTGAACAGCTCTCCAGTGAAGTCTGTGATATCCATGCGATCAT tttccaCACCCACAGTGGACTGAATGCCTGTGTAAATCCTAAGGAAGGCTGGGTGAAGAAGCATCTTCTTTTCCTGAG CCATAAGCTCAAGAAGATGTCCATGTGA